The proteins below come from a single Serpentinimonas raichei genomic window:
- the ribD gene encoding bifunctional diaminohydroxyphosphoribosylaminopyrimidine deaminase/5-amino-6-(5-phosphoribosylamino)uracil reductase RibD, whose translation MNPPPSTFDPRWLVGLDALAEQSIGLSEPNPRVACRIIAPDGRAFEGHTQHAGGPHAEVMALRAAAAAGADLRGGSAVVTLEPCSHHGRTPPCCEALIEAGLARVLVALPDPNPLVGGRGIARLRAAGIEVQVLPPAHPLAVATRELNLGFLSRMERGRPWVRLKVATSLDGRTALPNGASQWITGAAARTDGHRWRRRAGALLTGIGTVRADDPRLDVRLVPTARQPVRVLLDAQLAVDRQARMLQPPGPVWLYCASDSANTPHRAALQALGVQVLACPAAGAPLRLDLEHLLRDLAAREINELHLEAGPGLNGAFLRAGLVDELLLYLAPTLLGPGAPLAQLDALHALSGGLPLAFTDCSAIGPDLRIRARVLPRPAGGVAAGQ comes from the coding sequence ATGAACCCACCCCCAAGCACCTTTGACCCGCGCTGGCTAGTCGGGCTGGATGCCTTGGCCGAGCAGTCCATCGGCCTGTCGGAGCCCAATCCGCGCGTGGCCTGCCGCATCATCGCCCCAGACGGGCGCGCCTTCGAGGGCCACACCCAGCACGCCGGCGGGCCGCATGCCGAGGTGATGGCACTGCGCGCGGCGGCTGCGGCCGGGGCCGATCTGCGCGGGGGCAGCGCCGTGGTCACGCTGGAGCCGTGCAGCCACCACGGCCGCACCCCGCCCTGCTGCGAGGCGCTGATCGAAGCCGGGCTGGCGCGGGTGCTGGTGGCGCTGCCCGACCCGAACCCGCTGGTGGGCGGGCGCGGCATCGCGCGCCTGCGCGCTGCAGGCATCGAGGTGCAGGTATTACCCCCCGCGCACCCGCTGGCCGTGGCCACACGCGAATTGAATCTGGGTTTTTTGAGCCGCATGGAGCGCGGCCGGCCTTGGGTGCGGCTCAAAGTGGCCACCTCGCTCGACGGCCGCACCGCGTTGCCCAACGGTGCCAGCCAGTGGATCACCGGCGCCGCAGCGCGCACCGACGGCCACCGCTGGCGCCGCCGCGCCGGTGCGCTGCTCACCGGCATCGGCACCGTGCGCGCCGACGACCCCCGGCTCGACGTGCGCTTGGTGCCCACGGCGCGCCAGCCGGTGCGGGTGCTGCTCGATGCGCAGCTGGCCGTTGACCGCCAAGCGCGCATGCTGCAGCCACCGGGGCCGGTCTGGCTCTATTGCGCCAGCGATTCCGCCAACACCCCCCACCGCGCCGCCCTGCAAGCGCTGGGCGTGCAGGTGCTAGCCTGCCCAGCCGCAGGCGCGCCGCTGCGCCTCGATTTGGAGCACCTGCTGCGCGACCTGGCGGCGCGCGAGATCAACGAGCTGCACTTGGAAGCCGGGCCGGGCCTGAACGGGGCCTTTTTGCGCGCTGGTCTGGTCGATGAACTGCTGCTCTACCTGGCCCCGACCCTGCTCGGGCCCGGTGCCCCGTTGGCGCAGCTCGACGCGCTGCACGCACTCAGTGGCGGCCTGCCGCTGGCTTTCACCGACTGCAGCGCCATCGGCCCCGACTTGCGCATCCGCGCCCGCGTGCTGCCTAGGCCTGCGGGCGGCGTCGCCGCCGGACAGTGA
- the trmB gene encoding tRNA (guanosine(46)-N7)-methyltransferase TrmB produces MSAPVPAAATATAPVAEAASAANAAPASDYPASHPRIKSFVKRGGRTTTAQARAWAELGARYLLPFAPQPLQPEPVFGRRAPLILEIGFGMGEASAHIARLRPGDDFLCCEVHAPGVGALLRRISEQGLGNVRIVAHDAVEVLQHMLPEGTLAGVHIFFPDPWHKLRHHKRRLLQPPLVALLASRLQAGAYLHCATDWQPYAEQMLQVLGAEPLLANTASDPALGGYAPKPDYRPLTKFEQRGLRLGHGVWDLVFVRRPHIP; encoded by the coding sequence TCAGACTACCCCGCCTCGCACCCCCGAATCAAAAGCTTCGTCAAACGCGGCGGGCGCACCACCACCGCCCAAGCGCGTGCCTGGGCCGAGCTGGGGGCGCGCTACCTGCTGCCCTTTGCTCCGCAGCCGCTGCAACCCGAGCCGGTGTTTGGCCGCCGCGCGCCGCTGATTTTGGAAATTGGCTTTGGCATGGGCGAGGCCAGCGCCCACATCGCCCGGCTGCGCCCCGGCGACGATTTTTTGTGCTGCGAAGTGCATGCGCCCGGCGTGGGGGCGCTGCTCAGGCGCATCAGCGAGCAAGGCCTGGGCAACGTTCGCATCGTGGCGCACGACGCGGTGGAGGTGCTGCAGCACATGCTGCCCGAGGGCACGCTGGCTGGCGTGCATATTTTTTTCCCCGACCCTTGGCACAAGCTGCGCCACCACAAGCGCCGCCTGCTGCAGCCGCCGCTGGTGGCGCTGCTGGCCAGCCGCCTCCAAGCCGGTGCCTACCTGCACTGCGCCACCGACTGGCAGCCCTACGCCGAGCAGATGCTGCAGGTGCTGGGCGCCGAACCGCTGCTGGCCAACACCGCCAGCGATCCCGCCCTGGGCGGCTACGCCCCCAAACCCGACTACCGCCCCCTGACCAAGTTCGAACAGCGCGGCTTGCGCCTGGGGCACGGGGTCTGGGATCTGGTGTTCGTGCGCCGCCCACACATCCCATGA